Proteins found in one Asterias amurensis chromosome 13, ASM3211899v1 genomic segment:
- the LOC139946597 gene encoding protein FAM32A-like, with product MCSSFTLTSLLKMASPYQCAGGTLKLKGIGDLGSKKKKKKKKISKQIIDQMSLTADDDNSGEIKEQERDRRTPAEKAFAKIQESRQTQRILEKAQKKHKDRVNEFNSKLDTLTEHFDIPKVSWTK from the exons ATGTGTTCTTCATTCACTCTCACAAGTCTTTTAAAAATGGCGTCTCCGTACCAATGCGCTGGTGGAACTCTGAAACTGAAGGGAATTGGCGACCTAGGGAGCAAAAA aaagaagaagaagaagaagatttcCAAACAGATTATCGATCAGATGTCATTGACGGCAGATGATGACAACAGCGGAGAAATCAAAGAGCAGGAAAGAGACAGACGAACACCGGCTGAGAAAGCCTTTGCCAAGATTCAGGAGAGCAGG CAAACACAACGGATATTGGAAAAGGCccaaaagaaacacaaagacAGAGTTAAT GAATTCAACAGTAAGTTAGACACCTTAACTGAGCACTTTGACATCCCCAAAGTCAGTTGGACCAAGTGA
- the LOC139946596 gene encoding uncharacterized protein produces MQVPGNPFQTAQSFEMNIAAPAGGCMNGHHHLGANGALNGSYGFGQKRKRVGGEMMEEPRHKRCNSLEANEFRGRNFLPVKGSDNVFQSEVVKPKGETMYRPLTEDLLINMRHIEQVSFGMGVYFIGDLRGNYVRSDRGHVVNMWRFDTNQQRLFVSRSLLFTDLMKFTELQNILQTM; encoded by the exons ATGCAAGTACCAGGGAACCCTTTCCAGACAGCTCAGTCATTTGAAATGAACATCGCTGCACCAGCAGGCGGATGCATGAACGGCCATCACCACCTGGGAGCAAATGGCGCCCTCAACGGCAGCTATGGATTCGGTCAGAAGAGAAAGAGGGTAGGGGGAGAGATGATGGAAGAGCCAAGACACAAAAGGTGCAACTCACTGGAGGCAAATGAGTTCAGGG GTCGCAACTTCCTGCCGGTCAAGGGGTCAGACAACGTCTTCCAGTCCGAGGTCGTCAAACCGAAAGGAGAGACGATGTATCGCCCCCTGACAGAGGATCTTCTCATTAATATGCGACACATTGAACAAGTCAGCTTTGGGATGGGGGTGTACTTCATTGGTGACCTGCGAGGAAATTACGTCCGGTCAGATCGTG gtCATGTGGTCAACATGTGGCGTTTTGATACAAACCAACAGAGACTCTTTGTCTCCAGGTCACTGCTCTTCACCGATCTCATGAAATTTACCGAACTACAAAATATTCTACAAACAATGTGA